The following are encoded together in the Actinoplanes sp. N902-109 genome:
- a CDS encoding toxin-antitoxin system HicB family antitoxin, with product MNLTTYVARLRDELANAAELGGPDARTLAERLTAPMDSAFRLALLDALGTAADEITRDLAPGSVQVRLQAGDPTFVVQLPPHETPMVPDDATVAPPPAPEPDDGAVSRINFRLPDQLKSRIEEAAAREGLSVNAWLVRAATAAVQQPGRPQTGRAPLSGQRFTGWAR from the coding sequence ATGAACCTCACCACGTACGTCGCCCGGTTGCGCGACGAGCTGGCGAACGCCGCCGAGCTCGGCGGGCCGGACGCCCGGACGCTGGCCGAGCGGCTCACCGCACCGATGGACTCGGCGTTCCGGCTCGCCCTGCTGGACGCGCTCGGCACCGCAGCCGATGAGATCACCCGCGACCTGGCTCCCGGGTCGGTGCAGGTGCGGCTGCAGGCCGGCGATCCCACCTTCGTCGTGCAGCTCCCGCCGCACGAGACCCCGATGGTGCCAGATGACGCCACGGTGGCACCACCCCCCGCACCCGAGCCCGACGACGGCGCCGTCTCCCGCATCAACTTCCGCCTCCCCGACCAGCTCAAGAGCCGCATCGAGGAGGCCGCGGCCCGCGAGGGCCTGTCGGTCAACGCGTGGCTCGTGCGGGCCGCCACCGCCGCGGTGCAGCAGCCCGGCCGGCCGCAGACCGGCCGGGCCCCGCTCAGCGGTCAGCGCTTCACCGGCTGGGCCCGATGA
- a CDS encoding DUF4097 family beta strand repeat-containing protein, whose amino-acid sequence MPVFDTPGPVQATLELNIGDVRIAASDRTDTTVEVRPSNPASERDVQAAEQTRVEYDDGRLHVRTPRPRGLGLFGKPGSVDVEIALPTGSALRVNAALGAVHATGTLGDTFIKTATGDVRLERTARLELTTASGAVVLDRATGDVHIITADGAMDLTDIEGSAVVKNSNGDSRIGWVGGDLRISNANGNIVVRSAGGDVDASTANGSVRVGQVVQGTVSVKTAAGSLHVGVATGTAAYLDLNTTFGKVRSELQASDAPQHGERNVAIKARTAFGNIDIVRAPA is encoded by the coding sequence ATGCCCGTGTTCGACACCCCCGGACCCGTCCAGGCCACCCTCGAGCTCAACATCGGCGACGTGCGCATCGCCGCGAGCGATCGCACCGACACCACCGTCGAGGTGCGCCCGAGCAACCCCGCCAGCGAGCGGGACGTGCAGGCCGCCGAGCAGACCCGCGTCGAGTACGACGACGGGCGCCTGCACGTGCGCACGCCCCGCCCGCGCGGGCTGGGCCTGTTCGGCAAGCCCGGTTCCGTCGACGTCGAGATCGCCCTGCCCACGGGTTCCGCGCTGCGGGTCAACGCCGCGCTGGGCGCGGTGCACGCCACCGGCACGCTGGGCGACACGTTCATCAAGACGGCCACCGGCGACGTGCGGCTGGAACGCACCGCCCGGCTGGAGCTGACCACCGCCAGCGGCGCCGTGGTGCTCGACCGGGCGACCGGCGACGTGCACATCATCACCGCCGACGGCGCCATGGACCTGACCGACATCGAGGGCTCGGCCGTGGTGAAGAACTCCAACGGCGACAGCCGCATCGGCTGGGTCGGCGGCGACCTGCGGATCAGCAACGCCAACGGCAACATCGTGGTGCGCTCGGCCGGCGGCGACGTGGACGCCTCCACCGCCAACGGCAGCGTCCGCGTCGGGCAGGTCGTGCAGGGCACCGTCTCGGTCAAGACCGCCGCCGGTTCGCTGCACGTCGGGGTCGCCACCGGCACCGCGGCCTATCTCGACCTGAACACCACGTTCGGCAAGGTGCGCAGCGAGCTGCAGGCGTCCGACGCCCCGCAGCACGGCGAGCGCAACGTCGCGATCAAGGCCCGCACCGCGTTCGGCAACATCGACATCGTCCGGGCGCCGGCGTGA
- a CDS encoding daunorubicin resistance protein DrrA family ABC transporter ATP-binding protein, giving the protein MITVSGLRKSYAGTVVLDGLDLDVPAGSIFAMLGPNGAGKTTTVNVLTTLVRPDAGEIRVAGADPLTDPDAVRRAIGVTGQFAAVDPLLTGVENLILMADLHHLGRAGGRRRAAELLDQFELTDAARRPAATYSGGMRRRLDIAMGLVATPRVMFLDEPTTGLDPRARRSVWDTVRRLATGGVTIFLTTQYLEEADQLADQVVLLHGGRIAAAGTPAQLKRLVPGGHVTLTFATPQRAATAARALGTSSDESVVLVPSDGSVHTLRELLATLDRTGVEIASLEVHTPDLDDVFLALTATSPGSAR; this is encoded by the coding sequence GTGATCACCGTCAGCGGGCTGCGCAAGTCGTACGCCGGCACGGTGGTGCTGGACGGCCTGGACCTCGACGTCCCGGCCGGGTCGATCTTCGCCATGCTCGGCCCCAACGGCGCCGGCAAGACCACCACGGTCAACGTCCTGACCACCCTCGTGCGCCCGGACGCCGGCGAGATCCGCGTCGCCGGGGCCGATCCGCTCACCGACCCCGATGCCGTGCGCCGCGCCATCGGGGTCACCGGCCAGTTCGCCGCGGTGGACCCGCTGCTGACCGGCGTGGAGAACCTGATCCTCATGGCCGACCTGCACCACCTCGGCCGGGCCGGGGGGCGCCGGCGGGCCGCCGAGCTGCTCGACCAGTTCGAGCTCACCGACGCGGCACGCCGCCCGGCCGCCACCTATTCCGGTGGCATGCGCCGGCGCCTGGACATCGCGATGGGCCTGGTCGCCACCCCGCGGGTGATGTTCCTGGACGAGCCGACCACCGGCCTCGACCCGCGGGCCCGGCGCTCGGTGTGGGACACCGTGCGCCGGCTCGCCACCGGCGGCGTCACCATCTTCCTCACCACGCAGTATCTGGAGGAGGCCGACCAGCTCGCCGATCAGGTGGTGCTGCTGCACGGCGGCCGGATCGCCGCGGCGGGCACCCCGGCGCAGCTCAAACGGCTCGTGCCCGGCGGTCATGTGACGCTGACCTTCGCCACCCCGCAGCGGGCCGCCACGGCAGCGCGGGCGCTCGGCACCAGCTCCGACGAGTCGGTGGTCCTCGTGCCGAGCGACGGCAGTGTCCACACGCTGCGCGAGCTGCTCGCCACGCTGGACCGCACCGGCGTCGAGATCGCCTCGCTCGAGGTGCACACCCCCGACCTCGACGACGTCTTCCTCGCCCTGACCGCCACCAGCCCCGGGAGCGCCCGATGA
- a CDS encoding ABC transporter permease: MSSLAFAVRDSGTMLRRNLRHMLRYPSLTFMLAALPIIFLLLFAFVFGGTLGAGLGGDRTDYLAFVVPGVLMLSLGGQATGTALSVATDLQQGIVARFRTMAIARVSILTGHVLGSMVQTYIGLAIVLAAALAVGYRPTASPLAWLGLIGVVAMISFAFIWLAVALGMVARTVEEASNTPLPLTLLPFLGSGFVPTDTMPAGLRQFAEHQPYTPFTETVRALLAGHSPAGSDLLWTAAWCAVLALGGYLWSRHRYNKL, translated from the coding sequence ATGAGCAGCCTTGCTTTCGCCGTGCGTGACTCCGGCACCATGCTGCGCCGCAACCTGCGGCACATGCTGCGCTACCCGTCGCTGACCTTCATGCTCGCGGCCTTGCCGATCATCTTCCTGCTGCTGTTCGCGTTCGTCTTCGGCGGCACCCTGGGCGCCGGGCTGGGCGGCGACCGCACGGACTACCTCGCCTTCGTGGTGCCCGGCGTGCTGATGCTCTCGCTCGGCGGGCAGGCCACCGGCACGGCGCTCTCCGTGGCCACCGATCTGCAGCAGGGCATCGTGGCCCGGTTCCGCACGATGGCCATCGCCCGGGTCTCCATCCTCACCGGGCACGTGCTGGGCAGCATGGTCCAGACCTACATCGGGCTGGCGATCGTGCTCGCCGCCGCGCTGGCCGTCGGCTACCGGCCCACCGCCAGCCCACTGGCCTGGCTGGGCCTCATCGGGGTGGTCGCGATGATCTCGTTCGCGTTCATCTGGCTGGCGGTCGCCCTGGGCATGGTCGCCAGGACCGTCGAAGAGGCCAGCAACACCCCGCTGCCGCTGACCCTGCTGCCGTTCCTGGGCAGCGGGTTCGTCCCCACCGACACCATGCCGGCCGGGCTGCGCCAGTTTGCCGAGCACCAGCCGTACACCCCGTTCACCGAGACGGTCCGCGCCCTGCTGGCGGGCCACTCCCCGGCCGGATCGGATCTATTGTGGACCGCGGCCTGGTGCGCGGTGCTCGCGCTCGGCGGCTATCTCTGGTCCCGCCACCGCTACAACAAACTGTGA
- a CDS encoding DUF1707 domain-containing protein, with the protein MNQPISDHDREQIAEQLQRACGDGRLTLEEFSIRVGAAYAAETGAELEKVTQDIAPAPIVGTSQPVERVVTVFSESKRRGRWRLRGALRTFTVFGTCELDLREALTDASVVEVTGSCWFGELKVIVPEGVEVELTGHTVFAARDLALAPVPRLPGTPAVHVKVGAWFANVSVRSRRSTTELLP; encoded by the coding sequence ATGAACCAGCCCATCTCGGATCACGACCGTGAGCAGATCGCCGAGCAGCTCCAGCGGGCCTGCGGCGACGGCCGGCTCACCCTGGAGGAGTTCAGCATCCGGGTCGGCGCCGCCTACGCCGCCGAGACCGGCGCCGAGCTCGAGAAGGTCACCCAGGACATCGCCCCGGCCCCGATCGTCGGCACCTCCCAGCCGGTCGAGCGCGTCGTCACCGTGTTCAGCGAGAGCAAACGACGCGGCCGCTGGCGGCTGCGCGGCGCCCTGCGCACGTTTACCGTGTTCGGCACGTGCGAGCTCGACCTGCGCGAGGCGCTCACCGACGCCTCGGTGGTCGAGGTGACCGGCTCCTGCTGGTTCGGCGAGCTCAAGGTGATCGTGCCCGAGGGTGTCGAGGTCGAGCTGACCGGCCACACCGTCTTCGCCGCCCGCGATCTCGCCCTCGCCCCGGTCCCCCGGTTGCCCGGCACCCCCGCCGTCCACGTCAAGGTGGGCGCCTGGTTCGCCAATGTCAGCGTCCGCTCCCGCCGCTCCACCACCGAGCTGCTGCCCTGA
- a CDS encoding NAD(P)H-binding protein, which produces MRILVVGGSGLIGARFSEVARQRGHGVSTVARTARPGVDHVLDVRAASVAEWRPVLAGHDAVVFAARTDEQRPVPKPVLPEFRAAMVDPVARLFTAARAEGLTRGAVMGSYYTHFHRLHPQWRLAARHAYIRSRVEQAQQARAAAGADLPVAIIELPFVVGRAGGRPPNWAGGLDRWVRSRVPLLAPRGGTAVASVSSVADITVTALDQRSGADLPVADANLSWRELLGRIATAAGRPRRVGRLPAPPIRAALEAGGALGLLTRREPGLNPVHFAQLLLTELFVQPVTGRSLDEAMRDTFSRPA; this is translated from the coding sequence GTGCGGATTCTCGTGGTGGGCGGCAGTGGCCTGATCGGTGCCCGGTTCAGCGAAGTGGCACGGCAGCGGGGACATGGGGTGAGCACGGTCGCGCGCACCGCCCGGCCGGGCGTCGACCACGTGCTCGACGTGCGCGCGGCCTCGGTCGCCGAGTGGCGGCCGGTGCTCGCCGGTCACGACGCGGTGGTGTTCGCCGCCCGCACCGACGAGCAGCGCCCGGTGCCCAAGCCGGTCCTGCCGGAGTTCCGCGCCGCCATGGTGGACCCGGTGGCGCGGCTGTTCACCGCCGCTCGCGCCGAGGGGCTGACGCGCGGGGCGGTCATGGGTTCCTACTACACACACTTCCATCGGCTGCACCCGCAGTGGCGGCTGGCGGCCCGGCACGCGTACATCCGCAGCCGGGTGGAACAGGCGCAGCAGGCGCGGGCCGCGGCCGGAGCTGATCTTCCGGTCGCCATCATCGAGCTGCCGTTCGTGGTGGGCCGCGCCGGTGGCCGCCCGCCGAACTGGGCCGGCGGGCTGGACCGGTGGGTGCGGTCGCGGGTCCCGCTGCTGGCGCCTCGCGGCGGGACGGCGGTGGCCTCGGTGAGCAGCGTCGCGGACATCACCGTGACCGCACTCGACCAGCGCAGCGGCGCGGACCTGCCGGTCGCGGACGCCAACCTGTCGTGGCGCGAGCTGCTCGGCCGGATCGCGACGGCGGCGGGCCGGCCCCGCCGGGTCGGCCGGCTGCCCGCCCCGCCGATCCGCGCCGCCCTCGAGGCCGGCGGGGCGCTGGGCCTGCTCACCCGCCGCGAGCCGGGCCTCAATCCGGTTCACTTCGCTCAGTTGCTGCTGACCGAACTGTTCGTCCAGCCGGTCACCGGGCGTTCCCTGGACGAGGCGATGCGTGACACCTTTTCCCGGCCGGCGTGA
- a CDS encoding trans-aconitate 2-methyltransferase, whose protein sequence is MLGVTERALSFGAVAAAYEQFRPGYPGSLADLVLTYAGRPVRTALEIGAGTGKATRLFARRGIAVTATDPDPAMLAELRKHVPATVTPVRSAFEELQPGGSYDLVYAAAALHWTESAGRWPRVAALLPPGGVFASVGGPARLVDPAVEAALQAARAPFINTDEIPSPDGTPPEQDMQWPGTELRESPLFTDVRQVCLERRMTLGATGYVGQLSTISAYLQLPAADREQLFRRLLGSLPATVEITADLIVHLARRV, encoded by the coding sequence ATGCTCGGCGTGACCGAGCGTGCGCTGAGTTTCGGAGCGGTGGCCGCGGCGTACGAGCAGTTCCGGCCCGGCTATCCCGGTTCGCTCGCCGACCTGGTGCTGACCTACGCGGGGCGCCCGGTGCGCACGGCGCTGGAGATCGGGGCGGGCACCGGCAAGGCGACCCGGTTGTTCGCCCGCCGCGGCATCGCCGTGACCGCCACCGACCCCGACCCGGCCATGCTCGCCGAGCTGCGCAAACACGTGCCGGCGACGGTCACGCCGGTGCGGTCCGCCTTCGAGGAGCTGCAGCCGGGCGGCAGCTACGACCTGGTCTACGCGGCGGCGGCGCTGCACTGGACCGAGTCCGCGGGCCGCTGGCCCCGGGTTGCGGCGTTGCTGCCGCCGGGCGGCGTGTTCGCCTCGGTCGGCGGTCCGGCCCGGCTGGTCGACCCGGCCGTCGAAGCGGCGCTGCAGGCGGCCCGCGCGCCCTTCATCAACACCGACGAGATCCCCTCGCCGGACGGCACACCGCCGGAGCAGGACATGCAGTGGCCCGGCACCGAGCTGCGGGAATCCCCGCTGTTCACCGACGTGCGACAGGTGTGCCTCGAACGCCGCATGACGCTGGGCGCCACCGGTTACGTCGGGCAGCTGTCCACCATCTCGGCCTATCTGCAACTGCCGGCCGCGGACCGCGAGCAGCTCTTCCGCCGGCTGCTGGGGTCCCTGCCCGCCACCGTCGAGATCACCGCCGACCTCATCGTCCACCTGGCCCGCCGGGTCTGA
- a CDS encoding helix-turn-helix domain-containing protein, whose product MDVQDLVRLRRARDAMDRDYAQPLDVPALARVALMSPGHFSRSFRAAFGETPYSYLMTRRIERAKALLRRGDLTVTEVCFAVGCTSLGSFSSRFTELVGESPSAYRARSHDAGAAVPACIAKLYTRPVRNPVRNGEA is encoded by the coding sequence GTGGACGTGCAGGATCTGGTGCGGTTGCGGCGGGCTCGCGATGCGATGGACCGCGACTACGCGCAGCCGCTGGACGTTCCGGCGCTGGCACGGGTGGCACTGATGTCGCCGGGGCATTTCTCGCGCAGCTTCCGGGCGGCGTTCGGCGAGACCCCGTACAGCTATCTGATGACCCGCCGCATCGAGCGGGCCAAGGCGCTGCTGCGGCGCGGCGATCTCACGGTCACCGAGGTCTGTTTCGCGGTCGGGTGCACGTCGCTCGGGTCGTTCAGTTCACGCTTCACCGAGCTGGTCGGCGAGAGCCCGAGTGCTTACCGGGCCCGCAGCCACGACGCGGGGGCAGCCGTCCCGGCCTGTATCGCCAAGCTGTACACCCGCCCGGTCCGCAACCCGGTCAGGAACGGAGAAGCCTGA
- a CDS encoding VOC family protein — MNITVSTCFIAVDDHDKALPFYRDVLGLEVRNDVAFEGMRWVTVGSPEQPGVSIVLEPPLADPNASAADREAMTNLLAKGLLRAVLFSTDDVDATFERVRAAGGEVVQEPIDQPYGVRDCAFRDPAGNMLRFNQVKK; from the coding sequence ATGAACATCACCGTTTCGACGTGCTTCATCGCCGTGGACGATCATGACAAGGCGCTCCCCTTCTACCGGGACGTGCTCGGCCTGGAGGTGCGCAACGACGTGGCCTTCGAGGGCATGCGGTGGGTGACCGTGGGCTCTCCGGAGCAGCCCGGCGTCAGCATCGTGCTGGAGCCGCCGCTGGCCGACCCGAACGCCTCGGCCGCCGACCGCGAGGCCATGACGAACCTGCTCGCGAAGGGGCTGCTGCGCGCGGTCCTCTTCAGCACCGACGACGTGGACGCGACGTTCGAGCGGGTCCGCGCGGCGGGCGGCGAGGTCGTCCAGGAGCCCATCGACCAGCCGTACGGGGTGCGGGACTGCGCCTTCCGCGACCCCGCCGGCAACATGCTCCGCTTCAACCAGGTCAAGAAGTAG
- a CDS encoding RICIN domain-containing protein encodes MKKRRMLAILVPAVVVGGLGIAGITNALAATTGTVVSSANGKCLDVTDGSTANGTLPQMWTCSPGPNQSWTYGDDHSLKGLGKCLDVADGATTDGAAVHLWDCYSGLTSQQWTYTAAHDLVNVKAGKCLDIKDNNQADGARLQLWTCTGSNNQKWTVNGGSTTPTTPPSTVPPNPTNPDLGPNVSVFDPSMSAATIQSRLTQVFNQQVSNQFGTQRYAMLFKPGSYNVDANVGFFTQVAGLGLTPDQVTINGHVHAEADWWPDGSQNATQNFWRSAEGLSVSPADGLDRWAVSQAAPYRRMHVRGSLALSDGGWSSGGFLADSKVDGQIQSGTQQQWLTRNSQMGSWTGSNWNQVFVGAQAAPATSFPSPPYTTVGQTPEIAEKPYLYVDSAGAYQVFVPAVRSDSTGTSWASGTPAGTSLPISTFAVVKPGDTAATINAALAAGKNLLVTPATYHLDAPLKVTRANTVVLGLGLATFVPDNGVTAITVADVDGVRVAGLLLDAGTTNSPVLMEVGPTGAAADHSANPTVLSDVFFRIGGSIAGKATVSLRINSDDVIGDHAWIWRADHGNGGTVGWTVNTAQNGLIVNGDDVTFYGLFVEHFQQYQTIWNGENGRTYFYQNEMPYDPPSQAAYMNGSTQGWAAYKVADSVTKHQAYGLGSYAYFNVNPAVVNAHAFEVPAKPGVTFTDMVTVSLGGTGTISHVINSKGAAVNSGHQVEYLVSGP; translated from the coding sequence ATGAAGAAACGCCGCATGCTGGCGATCCTGGTCCCTGCCGTCGTGGTGGGCGGCCTGGGCATCGCCGGCATCACCAACGCTCTCGCCGCCACCACCGGCACCGTGGTCAGCTCGGCCAACGGCAAATGCCTCGACGTGACCGACGGCAGCACGGCCAACGGCACGCTGCCGCAGATGTGGACCTGCTCGCCCGGCCCCAACCAGAGCTGGACCTACGGTGACGACCACTCGCTCAAGGGGCTCGGCAAGTGCCTCGACGTGGCCGACGGTGCCACCACCGACGGCGCCGCCGTGCACCTGTGGGACTGCTACAGCGGGCTGACCAGTCAGCAGTGGACGTACACCGCCGCGCACGACCTGGTCAACGTCAAGGCGGGCAAGTGCCTCGACATCAAGGACAACAACCAGGCCGACGGCGCCAGGCTGCAGCTCTGGACGTGCACCGGCTCGAACAACCAGAAGTGGACGGTCAACGGCGGCTCGACCACCCCCACCACCCCGCCGAGCACCGTGCCGCCCAACCCGACCAACCCCGACCTCGGGCCCAACGTGTCGGTCTTCGACCCGTCGATGTCCGCCGCGACGATCCAGTCCCGGCTCACCCAGGTGTTCAACCAGCAGGTGAGCAACCAGTTCGGGACCCAGCGGTACGCGATGCTGTTCAAGCCGGGCAGCTACAACGTCGACGCCAACGTCGGGTTCTTCACCCAGGTCGCCGGGCTCGGACTGACCCCGGACCAGGTCACCATCAACGGTCACGTGCACGCCGAGGCGGACTGGTGGCCGGACGGCTCGCAGAACGCGACGCAGAACTTCTGGCGTTCGGCCGAGGGGTTGTCGGTCAGCCCCGCGGACGGGCTCGATCGCTGGGCCGTGTCGCAGGCTGCGCCGTACCGGAGAATGCATGTGCGGGGCAGCCTCGCGCTCTCCGACGGCGGCTGGTCCTCCGGGGGGTTCCTGGCCGACTCCAAGGTCGACGGTCAGATCCAGTCCGGCACGCAGCAGCAGTGGCTGACCCGCAACAGCCAGATGGGCAGCTGGACCGGCTCCAACTGGAACCAGGTCTTCGTCGGTGCCCAGGCCGCGCCCGCGACCAGCTTCCCCAGCCCGCCCTACACGACCGTCGGGCAGACCCCCGAGATCGCCGAGAAGCCCTATCTGTACGTCGACAGCGCCGGCGCCTACCAGGTCTTCGTGCCCGCCGTACGGTCGGACAGCACCGGCACCAGCTGGGCCTCCGGCACACCGGCCGGCACGTCGCTGCCGATCAGCACCTTCGCCGTCGTCAAACCGGGCGACACCGCGGCGACGATCAACGCGGCGCTCGCAGCGGGCAAGAACCTGCTGGTCACCCCGGCGACGTACCACCTCGACGCCCCGCTGAAGGTCACCCGGGCGAACACCGTCGTGCTGGGCCTGGGCCTGGCCACGTTCGTCCCGGACAACGGCGTCACCGCGATCACCGTCGCCGACGTCGACGGCGTGCGCGTCGCGGGTCTGCTGCTGGACGCGGGCACCACGAACTCCCCGGTGCTCATGGAGGTCGGCCCCACCGGCGCGGCCGCGGACCACTCGGCCAACCCGACCGTGCTGTCCGACGTGTTCTTCCGCATCGGCGGCTCGATCGCCGGCAAGGCCACCGTCAGCCTGCGGATCAACAGCGACGACGTGATCGGTGACCACGCCTGGATCTGGCGGGCCGACCACGGCAACGGCGGCACGGTCGGCTGGACGGTCAACACCGCCCAGAACGGGTTGATCGTCAACGGGGACGACGTGACGTTCTACGGCTTGTTCGTCGAGCACTTCCAGCAGTACCAGACCATCTGGAACGGCGAGAACGGGCGCACGTACTTCTACCAGAACGAGATGCCCTACGACCCGCCCAGCCAGGCCGCCTACATGAACGGCAGCACCCAGGGCTGGGCCGCGTACAAGGTCGCCGACAGCGTGACCAAGCACCAGGCGTACGGGCTGGGCAGCTACGCCTACTTCAACGTCAACCCGGCGGTGGTCAACGCGCACGCCTTCGAGGTGCCGGCGAAGCCGGGGGTCACCTTCACCGACATGGTGACCGTGTCGCTGGGCGGCACCGGCACGATCTCGCACGTGATCAACAGCAAGGGCGCCGCGGTGAACAGCGGTCACCAGGTGGAGTACCTGGTCAGCGGGCCCTGA
- a CDS encoding DUF4132 domain-containing protein: MSGDNTVLVWQEGERERWLARAAALDHGREQPDWAAAVAGADRLGDLSLPQVVWLIAKGPEASARALLERPAVLGMRQRLDVVRVAVARFEEDAVALALSEAGAGADALGSALLPIRGPEPARLVAGWLRHLGSARLWARLWLARHPDAAARALIPDAAGRAGKARQNAGDALRGLASTGAGPVLVEVAAQLGGTAPAVVAALLDPPPGKPARSPKLPSWCGPGRLPAIERADGGGVLPDDVVARLVTALTQARLSPAPEPAPGDPELLLAVESSAAAQPLVAPVGPEAAGLIAQCDRASLAAWGRALVEAWLTDGMPAAHAWVVLAQAHLGDDATADLLAPHVRSWPARSRWARAIDGLAVLATLGTDTALRHLLAIEENMAGGPTNERALVHLTQAAALRGLSVTQLADRLALTHRLDTGSTLDHGTRSLRVTVDDSLAVHLRDEDGRIVRTPPKPVAAAFRQWKKDLLRAAAAQLGRCERDMLTRRVRPARDLSGVLLRHPILGPVARRVLWGSYEGGRLVRALRVAEDGSFADGHDNTAIVDGCTPLGIVHPADLDPGERAAWAQLFADYEILQPFPQLHRPAVVLTPAQRAATSLAGGWTVPTARVVQLLNGRWMGGDHESGRFRSVRLSCDLPGGLAVVVELDPGVASGGYNTDGEQTVVEIWVDDSRSDHWQVTRRTPLGESDAAALSEALIDWQARPVAGGS; this comes from the coding sequence ATGAGCGGCGACAACACCGTGCTGGTGTGGCAGGAGGGTGAGCGGGAGCGCTGGCTCGCCCGGGCCGCGGCTCTGGATCACGGGCGGGAACAGCCGGACTGGGCCGCCGCGGTCGCCGGGGCCGACCGGTTGGGCGACTTGAGCCTGCCCCAGGTGGTCTGGCTGATCGCCAAGGGGCCGGAGGCGTCGGCGCGGGCGCTGCTCGAGCGGCCGGCGGTGCTCGGGATGCGGCAGCGGCTGGACGTGGTGCGGGTTGCGGTCGCCCGGTTCGAGGAGGACGCCGTGGCCCTGGCCCTCAGCGAGGCGGGAGCCGGCGCCGACGCGCTCGGGTCGGCGCTGCTGCCGATCCGCGGCCCGGAACCGGCGCGGCTGGTCGCGGGCTGGCTGCGGCACCTCGGGTCGGCCCGATTGTGGGCGCGGCTGTGGCTCGCCCGGCATCCCGATGCGGCCGCGCGGGCGCTGATCCCGGACGCCGCCGGCCGCGCGGGCAAGGCCCGGCAGAACGCCGGGGACGCGCTGCGCGGGCTGGCCTCGACCGGGGCCGGCCCGGTGCTGGTCGAGGTTGCCGCGCAGCTGGGCGGCACCGCACCGGCGGTGGTCGCCGCCCTGCTCGATCCGCCGCCTGGTAAACCGGCGCGCAGCCCGAAGCTGCCGTCGTGGTGCGGACCCGGTCGCCTGCCCGCGATCGAGCGGGCCGATGGCGGCGGGGTGCTGCCGGACGACGTGGTCGCCCGGCTGGTCACCGCCCTCACCCAGGCGCGGCTGTCACCGGCGCCCGAACCCGCCCCGGGCGACCCCGAGCTGCTGCTGGCGGTGGAGTCATCGGCGGCCGCCCAGCCGCTCGTCGCGCCGGTCGGCCCGGAAGCCGCCGGGCTGATCGCGCAGTGCGACCGGGCGAGCCTGGCCGCGTGGGGCCGCGCGCTGGTCGAGGCCTGGCTGACCGACGGGATGCCCGCCGCGCATGCCTGGGTGGTCCTCGCGCAGGCCCATCTCGGTGACGACGCCACTGCGGACCTGCTCGCACCGCATGTGCGGTCGTGGCCGGCGCGCAGCCGGTGGGCACGGGCGATCGACGGCCTCGCCGTGCTGGCCACGCTTGGCACCGACACCGCACTGCGGCACCTGTTGGCCATCGAGGAGAACATGGCCGGTGGTCCGACCAACGAGCGTGCCCTGGTCCACCTGACCCAGGCCGCCGCCCTGCGCGGGCTGTCCGTGACCCAGCTCGCGGACCGGCTGGCGCTCACCCACCGGCTGGACACCGGCAGCACGCTGGACCACGGCACCCGCAGCCTGCGGGTGACGGTCGACGACTCGCTGGCCGTGCACCTGCGCGACGAGGACGGGCGGATCGTGCGCACCCCGCCGAAGCCGGTGGCGGCGGCGTTCCGGCAGTGGAAGAAGGACCTGCTCCGGGCCGCGGCGGCGCAACTCGGCCGGTGCGAGCGCGACATGCTCACGCGCCGGGTGCGGCCGGCCCGGGACCTGTCCGGTGTGCTGCTGCGGCACCCGATTCTCGGGCCGGTCGCGCGGCGGGTGCTGTGGGGTTCGTACGAGGGTGGCCGGCTCGTGCGCGCGCTGCGGGTGGCGGAGGACGGCAGCTTCGCGGACGGGCACGACAACACGGCGATCGTCGACGGGTGCACGCCGCTGGGTATCGTGCACCCGGCCGATCTCGACCCCGGTGAGCGGGCGGCCTGGGCCCAGCTGTTCGCCGACTACGAGATCCTGCAGCCGTTCCCTCAGCTGCACCGCCCGGCCGTGGTGCTGACCCCGGCGCAGCGCGCGGCGACCAGCCTGGCGGGTGGCTGGACCGTGCCGACCGCCCGGGTCGTGCAGCTGCTCAACGGGCGCTGGATGGGCGGTGACCACGAGTCCGGACGGTTCCGGTCCGTCCGGCTGAGCTGCGATCTGCCCGGTGGGCTGGCGGTGGTGGTGGAGCTGGACCCGGGGGTGGCGAGCGGCGGGTACAACACCGACGGCGAGCAGACCGTCGTGGAGATCTGGGTCGATGACTCCCGGTCGGACCACTGGCAGGTGACCCGGCGGACGCCCCTGGGTGAGAGCGATGCGGCGGCGCTCTCCGAGGCCCTGATCGATTGGCAGGCCCGGCCGGTGGCGGGCGGCTCGTAG